In a genomic window of Gambusia affinis linkage group LG04, SWU_Gaff_1.0, whole genome shotgun sequence:
- the si:dkey-27h10.2 gene encoding flocculation protein FLO11 — protein sequence MNASPLNTELYSHKFFWTFGLVSPNKLKMPSISLLYLGLVLTSVVANDVMNSTQDSSSPETIITPTASPVVTSNATSTTTWVTTKTSNTLETSRSMNASDSNSNTTSTPGDGNGTRISDGGVASSTIPMKKLSPTPSPTTKIYQSTSTTKRNPTTTRMPTKSIMSSESTGIIIVVVIALVIVAFGVACFVSRRRGRHYSIDFAASPDENVPLETIDPEVRAESAPQNGLKTFDATETAATEPKGPEVAPETQEEKKEEAAITAAAPSAEAAAPPKAAAAPEAAPVPEAAPVPEAAPEAPPEAPAAAPSPDSSEEKPKPDDAKQSSSAPVDPLAEEKTDDEGAVSNKTSVESLKEMNENNSNNSGSSQRRDRQRSNTIWEVGVDCPV from the exons ATGAATGCATCACCTCTTAATACAGAGCTGTACTCTCACAAATTTTTCTGGACTTTTGGACTGGTGTCACCAAACAAACTCAAAATGCCATCAATTTCTTTGCTTTACCTTG GATTGGTTTTGACCTCCGTTGTTGCAAATGATGTGATGAACTCAACCCAGGATTCCAGTAGTCCAGAAACCATTATCACCCCAACCGCTAGCCCAGTAGTCACCAGTAATGCCACTTCCACGACCACCTGGGTCACCACAAAGACCTCAAATACCCTGGAGACCAGCAGAAGCATGAACGCATCCGATAGTAACAGCAACACCACATCTACTCCAGGAGACGGGAATG GGACTCGGATCAGTGATGGCGGTGTCGCCAGCAGTACCATCCCCATGAAGAAGCTTTCACCTACGCCTTCTCCCACCACTAAAATCTATCAATCTACATCTACAACAAAGCGTAATCCAACAACCACAAGAATGCCCACAAAAT CTATAATGTCAAGCGAGAGTACTg GAATCATCATCGTGGTCGTAATCGCCCTTGTAATCGTTGCGTTTGGTGTCGCTTGCTTTGTGTCACGGAGAAGAGGAAGG CACTACTCCATTGATTTTGCCGCGAGCCCCGATGAAAACGTCCCACTCGAGACCATAGACCCGGAAGTCCGTGCTGAGTCTGCGCCTCAAAACG GTCTGAAAACCTTTGATGCCACAGAAACGGCTGCTACTGAGCCAAAAGGACCAGAAGTAGCACCTGAaacacaggaagagaaaaagg aAGAGGCTGCCATAACTGCTGCTGCACCCAGTGCTGAGGCTGCTGCTCCAcccaaagctgcagctgcaccaGAAGCTGCACCGGTACCAGAAGCTGCACCGGTACCAGAAGCTGCACCGGAAGCTCCACCGGaagctccagctgcagctccttctCCAGACAGCTCGGaggaaaaaccaaaaccagatGATGCCAAGCAGAGTTCCTCTGCACCCGTGGACCCTCTTGCTGAAGAGAAAACCGATGATGAAGGTGCCGTCTCCAACAAGACTTCGGTGGAGTCACTGAAGGAGATGAATgagaacaacagcaacaactcTGGCTCCAGCCAGAGGAGAG ACCGGCAGAGGAGCAACACAATCTGGGAAGTCGGTGTGGACTGTCCGGTGTGA